Proteins from a genomic interval of Debaryomyces hansenii CBS767 chromosome E complete sequence:
- a CDS encoding DEHA2E17886p (similar to CA1821|IPF9527 Candida albicans): MFAYRNRGAFGISRSNKIRSSSFTRTPKITYSTINIIRDTNKGTNSSTYRYFIRPGILIVGLGGSAYLIDRYAYSSIMTRSIRALYVMLWIAYEYSRNIAKYETISDLHNVAAERLLNMLRTNRGLYIKLGQAIANQGDFFPKEYQKKFVKLYDDAPVDTWEQIDKVLRKNLGENYEMEVFDSIDHDPVASASIAQVHKGKLKSNGESVAIKVQHHYINEQIVIDLFMYKLISKIYERVFDIPLSFFTKYVSEQMIEEADFVNEMENASKLRQIIKKDESMNNTNIYIPHSYSDLSKRQVLITEWCDGVALTDKDKLIASDIDLTLAMKQYIKVFGKQIFEYGFIHSDPHPGNLLARFDNAGNQQLVILDHGLYISLPNSFRIENCQLWEYLFSFNTQGIEEIGREWGIGSTELFATLVQLKPIKISTESTNRGDSDINSLLRDFLSDEEKFPVELLFLTRTMRMIQNLNRNFGSPVNRINLLTSESINALMLENSHSVTTISSRILQYFKLFKVRCVLFVSNLAFYLVRLRQLLSGDKYGDKSIGIEDYLEVYLQNTASSLGVDWT; the protein is encoded by the coding sequence ATGTTTGCTTATAGGAATAGGGGTGCATTTGGTATCTCCAGATCCAACAAGATACGAAGTAGCTCATTCACACGAACACCGAAAATTACATATCTGacaattaatataattagaGACACCAATAAGGGAACAAATTCGTCAACGTATCGATATTTTATACGACCCGGGATACTAATAGTTGGTCTCGGTGGTTCAGCGTACTTGATCGATAGATATGCATATTCATCTATAATGACTAGATCCATCAGGGCACTTTATGTTATGTTGTGGATAGCTTATGAGTATTCTCGTAATATAGCCAAATATGAAACAATAAGTGATTTACATAATGTTGCTGCAGAAAGGTTGTTGAATATGCTAAGAACAAACAGAGGTCTTTATATCAAGCTAGGGCAGGCAATTGCTAACCAAGGCGACTTTTTTCCtaaagaatatcaaaagaaatttgtTAAGTTATATGATGATGCGCCTGTAGATACATGGGAGCAAATTGACAAGGTATTGAGGAAGAATTTGGGTGAGAATTATGAGATGGAGGTATTTGATAGTATTGACCATGACCCAGTTGCAAGTGCTTCTATTGCACAAGTGCACAAGGGTAAGTTAAAATCCAATGGCGAATCTGTAGCCATCAAAGTACAACATCATTATATCAACGAGCAGATAGTTATCGATCTATTCATGTACAAATTGATTTCTAAAATTTATGAAAGAGTGTTTGATATACCTCTAAGTTTTTTCACAAAATATGTATCCGAGCAAATGATAGAGGAAGCAGACTTTGTAAATGAAATGGAGAATGCAAGCAAGTTGCGacaaataatcaagaagGATGAAAGTATGAACAATacgaatatttatattccaCATAGCTATTCTGATTTATCGAAACGACAAGTTCTCATAACTGAATGGTGTGATGGGGTTGCGCTAACAGATAAAGACAAATTGATTGCATCCGATATTGATTTAACTTTAGCTATGAAGCAATATATCAAGGTGTTTGGTAAACAAATATTCGAATATGGGTTCATTCATTCAGATCCGCATCCAGGAAATTTATTGGCTAGATTTGATAATGCCGGCAATCAGCAACTTGTGATTTTGGATCATGGTCTCTACATTTCCTTACCTAATAGTTTTCGTATAGAGAACTGTCAGCTTTGGGAATATCTATTCTCGTTTAATACTCAAGGCATAGAAGAAATAGGTCGCGAATGGGGAATTGGTTCCacagaattatttgcaacGTTAGTTCAATTGAAGCCAATTAAGATAAGCACCGAATCCACTAATAGGGGTGATTCGGATATTAATAGTTTGTTGCGCGATTTTTTAAGTGATGAAGAGAAATTCCCGGTTGAGCTTTTGTTCTTGACAAGAACCATGagaatgattcaaaatttgaatcGAAATTTTGGTAGTCCAGTTAATcgaattaatttattaacaaGTGAGCTGATAAATGCATTAATGCTTGAAAATTCTCACTCTGTAACGACTATAAGTTCAAGgattttgcaatattttaAGCTATTTAAGGTTAGGTGTGTCTTATTTGTTAGTAATTTGGCATTTTATTTGGTAAGGCTTAGACAGTTATTATCTGGTGATAAGTATGGTGATAAAAGTATTGGAATTGAAGATTATCTTGAAGTCtatcttcaaaatactGCCCTGTCATTAGGTGTAGACTGGACATAA
- a CDS encoding DEHA2E17908p (weakly similar to uniprot|Q7S3A0 Neurospora crassa and YALI0E11605g Yarrowia lipolytica) — protein MIALTRQITRSSIRSYSTVAQPRKVGAFRGGFLGFLVGVTVTGAGSYYYLLEEYKQANNVVVADVVALQSSINNLEKHVKLLEESKK, from the coding sequence ATGATTGCCTTAACTCGTCAAATAACCAGGTCTTCAATTCGTTCTTATTCTACCGTGGCTCAACCTAGAAAGGTTGGTGCTTTCAGAGGTGGATTTTTAGGGTTTTTAGTTGGTGTTACTGTAACAGGTGCTGGTTCATACTACTACTTATTAGAGGAATACAAGCAAGCTAATAATGTTGTTGTTGCCGATGTTGTTGCTTTACaatcatcaattaataacTTAGAAAAGCATGTTAAGTTATTGGAAGAATCTAAGAAATAA
- a CDS encoding DEHA2E17930p (weakly similar to CA1819|IPF16549 Candida albicans IPF16549) has translation MLARSIRKPTGRQFLNEIIHTRQLTTSKRVWANDKINIPSVILDELRDTSKIAPSPKNGDTNKKILILDPSQTADRKFRRLVDLHSETDTHGKNLVTPINIFQDEITLGTSGDSINSSIDNLKPKAHEITITKYDSLRKMLSKSFTKSQLRDYINESYVQPSFSGTKKGISSINKDKLSRIIIEDIWSIGKSDKLSTLEDLLITNSVKLSKPELFLLLSQNGFILQYLSRVGVRVSFDTEHDKIKFTGTEYQVTNAEIILNLILNKAHKETLNLSTIKRLSLEKYNGFSLEKIGKNTEVYFNHLNNDNYELFALNENQIKKSKRLLLWSLNYNKHLREMLVLPDNFENLEFVPYKDDDSLSWNNRHQNLFLLKALKLKEASNYMAEQLNKYSDNNLMNNDLNFEDLIENVKSLPVGKQKSDDQLEKESWKLLNDLGITFDNFEGEREIVSDECDGKPISKPANKPIQETRSQDKQHEFNITAERKDEIYNTLIDFSYRNRLNGLTEDKLNHPIFTVTLGNLLFENTSDSENKLIPTNPELALQIGENYKFNSNIQLVNDKVLSFPPYGNPSLNSQEINHYLNNDPHNYAIQLKFLPSPFLDDNKLNSKDIDSQMKYPPVEIWIELNEKSKPDIETMNIVTVEGENSCYISLPNEKSDMKVCCQLSGDVISQGNTDEVTEPQMENIEDILNATTTRYSRFASQPGVSEFLKNSKLDFSGRVATSIAPFIDLIINGETVRYHYINVSFRRQLDLNYGDAEDGRLVQFNVVEGGSLGGRKLEVNLVGDITGDLNKDQFDRLIDDSTKLISEL, from the coding sequence ATGTTGGCACGAAGTATACGTAAGCCAACGGGACGTCAGTTCTTGAATGAAATAATACATACAAGGCAACTTACAACAAGTAAGAGGGTATGGGCAAATGATAAGATCAATATTCCATCAGTGATACTAGACGAGTTGAGAGATACATCAAAGATAGCACCATCACCCAAAAACGGCGATACAAAtaaaaagattttgatCTTGGATCCAAGTCAGACAGCAGATAGGAAGTTCCGCAGATTGGTTGATTTGCACTCAGAGACTGATACCCATGGCAAGAATTTGGTTACACCTATTAACATATTCCAGGATGAGATAACTTTAGGAACCAGTGGGGACTCGATTAATAGTTCAATAGACAACTTGAAGCCAAAGGCCCATGaaataacaataacaaaGTATGATTCGTTAAGAAAGATGCTTAGTAAGTCGTTTACCAAGTCACAATTGCGAGACTATATCAATGAATCATACGTCCAACCAAGCTTTAGCGGAACTAAGAAGGGTATATCGAGCataaataaagataaacTCTCGCGCATAATAATTGAAGACATATGGCTGATTGGCAAGTCAGATAAATTATCGACGTTGGAAGATTTGTTAATCACGAATTCAGTGAAGTTGAGTAAACCGgaattattcttattgtTACTGCAAAATGGCTTCATATTACAATATCTTTCCAGAGTAGGGGTGAGGGTTTCTTTCGATACAGAACATGATAAGATTAAGTTTACTGGAACTGAGTACCAAGTTACTAATGCAGAAATTATCCTTAATTTAATCTTGAATAAGGCGCACAAGGAAACCTTGAACTTAAGTACAATTAAACGATTATCTCTTGAGAAATATAATGGATTTTCATTAGAAAAAATTGGCAAAAATACTGAAGTGTATTTTaatcatttgaataacGACAATTATGAACTTTTTGCATTAAACGAAAATCAGATTAAGAAATCCAAACGATTATTGTTATGGtcattaaattataataagCACTTACGGGAAATGCTAGTCTTACCGGATAATTTCGAGAATCTAGAGTTTGTTCCTTAcaaagatgatgattcaTTATCCTGGAATAATAGACaccaaaatttatttttattgaaagctttaaaattgaaggaaGCTAGTAACTATATGGCTGAGCAATTGAATAAGTATtctgataataatttaatgaataacGACTTAAATTTCGAAGATTTGATAGAAAATGTTAAATCATTACCTGTCGGTAAACAAAAATCAGATGATCAACTAGAAAAGGAAAGCTGGAAGCTTCTTAATGATTTAGGTATTACATTCGATAACTTTGAAGGAGAAAGAGAGATTGTGTCGGACGAGTGCGATGGAAAACCGATTTCAAAACCAGCAAATAAGCCTATCCAAGAGACAAGATCTCAAGATAAGCAGCACGAATTTAATATAACAGCCGAAAGAAaagatgaaatatataatacGTTGATTGATTTCAGCTATAGAAATAGGTTGAACGGCTTAacagaagataaattaaaCCACCCAATATTTACGGTGACATTAGGAAATCTCTTATTTGAGAATACCTCAGATTcagaaaataaattgataCCAACTAACCCTGAGTTGGCACTTCAAATTGGCGAGAACTACAAATTTAACTCgaatattcaattggtaAATGATAAAGTATTATCATTTCCGCCTTATGGTAACCCTTCATTAAATTCACAAGAAATTAaccattatttgaataacgATCCACATAATTATgcaattcaattgaaattcttgCCATCTCCATTTTTGGATGACAATAAACTAAATTCCAAGGACATAGATTCCCAAATGAAGTATCCACCTGTGGAGATCTGGATTGAATTGAACGAGAAGTCGAAACCTGATATTGAAACGATGAATATAGTGACAGTAGAGGGCGAAAACAGTTGTTATATTTCTCTACCAAATGAAAAATCTGATATGAAGGTATGTTGCCAATTATCAGGAGACGTCATAAGCCAAGGTAATACTGATGAAGTAACCGAACCTCAAatggaaaatattgaagatattttgaacGCAACGACAACTAGATATTCAAGGTTTGCTAGTCAACCTGGAGTGTcagaatttttgaaaaattcaaaactAGACTTTAGTGGCAGGGTGGCTACTTCTATAGCAccatttattgatttaattataaatgGTGAAACTGTTAGATACCACTATATAAATGTCTCGTTTAGAAGACAATTGGATTTAAATTATGGTGACGCTGAAGATGGAAGATTAGTTCAATTTAACGTAGTAGAAGGAGGATCTTTGGGTGGTAGGAAATTAGAAGTAAATCTAGTTGGAGATATTACTGGAGATTTGAACAAAGACCAGTTTGATAGATTAATCGACGATTCAACTAAATTAATTAGTGAATTATAA
- a CDS encoding DEHA2E17952p (similar to CA1552 Candida albicans), with the protein MTLVARGATRVSIRARIPHCKKLVPGVGYYRLFHESPNKSNGTFGVNIPHEQAGRSSSSTTSGIAKVGIDHENFKIPDSTTYLKDFKVSELLSYVVIGAATLNKPILNMCIKMFPYVPMSVIKAFVYKLYCGGENIEEVKQTGLRLSKRGINNMMLSLTIEACNGNDNIDPEFIVSETQRSVTEILIPHILTIIKESGKDINSIPPGYVALKPTGFAKDASNVLKYYKTDPHYAAMFEELVDKASNVCGTIYEENLKLSQKFPDRTAPFIVGVIDAEKHELQEGVYELQRRLYAKYNPLNKPVSIVGTLQMYLAGSSDLLALEEKLAMENNYRLGLKLVRGAYIHSEKNREVIHKTKECTDSNYNQGITYCIESILANKENELTIGHLVVASHNADSLKLTTEKLKKSTSVNNKNKNNVILGQLLGMADNITHNLIKTHNVDNVIKYVAWGPPLETKEYLLRRLEENGDAVRADSGFNLIKGVIGVLFKRLFRVV; encoded by the coding sequence ATGACTTTAGTTGCTAGAGGTGCTACTAGAGTTAGCATTAGAGCTCGCATTCCACATTGTAAGAAATTGGTACCTGGAGTAGGATACTATAGATTATTCCATGAATCTCCAAACAAGCTGAATGGTACATTCGGAGTTAATATTCCACACGAACAGGCTGGTAGAAGTAGCAGTTCAACTACGTCTGGCATTGCTAAGGTCGGTATTGACCATGAGAATTTTAAGATCCCAGACAGTACTACCTACTTGAAGGATTTTAAAGTTAGTGAGTTATTGTCGTATGTAGTTATTGGAGCTGCAACATTGAACAAACCGATTTTGAATATGTGTATTAAAATGTTTCCATATGTACCTATGTCGGTTATAAAGGCATTTGTATACAAATTATACTGTGGTGGTGAGAATATTGAAGAGGTGAAACAGACAGGGTTGCGGTTAAGCAAAAGGGGCATCAATAATATGATGCTTTCATTAACTATTGAAGCATGTAACGGGAATGATAACATAGATCCCGAGTTTATAGTCAGCGAAACGCAACGTTCGGTCACCGAGATCTTAATTCCGCACATATTGACCATTATCAAGGAGTCCGGGAAGGATATTAATTCTATCCCTCCAGGATATGTTGCATTGAAGCCAACTGGGTTCGCTAAAGATGCATCAAATGTCTTAAAATACTATAAAACTGATCCTCATTATGCTGCCATGTTCGAAGAATTGGTTGATAAGGCTTCCAATGTATGCGGAACAATTTACGAAGAAAACCTAAAATTATCGCAAAAATTTCCTGATAGGACTGCACCATTCATTGTAGGTGTTATTGATGCCGAGAAGCACGAATTACAGGAAGGTGTCTATGAATTACAAAGAAGATTATATGCGAAATATAATCCACTCAATAAGCCTGTTTCTATAGTTGGTACGTTGCAGATGTATTTGGCTGGTTCGTCTGATTTGTTGGCTTTAGAAGAAAAGTTGGCGATGGAAAACAATTATAGATTAGGTTTAAAATTGGTCAGAGGTGCCTATATTCATTCAGAGAAGAATAGAGAAGTCATCCataaaacaaaagaatGTACAGACCTGAACTATAATCAAGGTATTACTTATTGCATTGAATCTATTTTGGCCAATAAGGAGAATGAATTAACAATTGGTCATTTGGTTGTAGCTTCTCATAATGCCGATTCCTTAAAATTGActactgaaaaattgaaaaaatctaCCCTGgtgaataataaaaacaaaaataatgtTATTTTAGGCCAATTATTAGGTATGGCTGATAATATTACTCATAATTTGATCAAAACTCATAATGTTGATAACGTCATTAAATATGTTGCTTGGGGCCCTCCATTAGAAACCAAAGAATACTTACTTAGACgtttagaagaaaatggTGATGCCGTTAGAGCTGACAGTGGatttaatttaatcaaaGGTGTTATAGGCGTATTGTTTAAGCGGTTATTCCGCGTGGTCTAA
- a CDS encoding DEHA2E17974p (similar to uniprot|P14737 Saccharomyces cerevisiae YDR217C RAD9 DNA damage-dependent checkpoint protein) — protein sequence MGKDSISLVGLDIEDSTVHNQTPRKLSNQSQNDMNSSLIFGNEITSKGSQTQNVDVEEKPFSLDNESNDNTTHKRTLVKDAPTQNDITFELLQNPNDTPFLSKLKDPFDDTYNESLQKLSIETPLNKKISSQLDDTVPLQSKPTRKYNFETLRNEADNSCLEYETQGNETIFGNRISNDADTQIVNNLSYDTLRFAANSNRFIKSNEFMFNEGTQVDSYKHKYYIENDTQIIDPKTNDTQVIVPPQNDCNIGTTKVDENEDNLTSSSPQNAIQIPSTFEKPFVSRPQVINTQEEEPDSTPSNTKVDLSTRPVYSSSQRLGEEEEEEEVRTDDEKDNDRSNQQGLYYEDSLLAHHLRQKRRLSNPESNSIRRKAIKASPNNDSYENMDKQIPLNNMSKTPLSLKNKHHHQIAVSPSEIDESSPGIKRTDILGFPNKSSPQTYNDASNTNNNGINKIKPQSNLPSSPTKERARIEMEMKLPRLQSTELKDTIAVNEINSEDNSSELEDIDLVHFNDTDSIPTTTRKSRSISVDTSSQSQDELQPNQDSSQMSAMDVRMNDLHGERRKIDKVLFEEASNVLTQTDIHYMESVWVSFKFNMYTGKATKVGHDNSIVEFEEGSYSIKNSDLYLLDIRIGDKLRTRSSKYKFVVTGLAYNKNGDNIKCIRGYNVVSLRRISKGKGKKFEELEASLSECYMELSDWIQHQQMFQFLFDGQDLLKQDGGNIFLNSLSLDIHRTPSRNTRYSNTPDVMEYDLKYRNGPLSSPSKKNESRIINGGTLTKLGSSGLFSGMLFCLTFGKSIDGDKKEKIKTAIENNGGSLLDEGLHDILKYSRSQDGSLELESPVLSEFSFGAVISNSFCRSAKYLQALALGWPILSDYYIFDCLKDNKKLTHWPVYLLPAGQSQYLGSVKSLEIFKFRQNYETNKELSYQLKNNNHLLQDVFIVIINNKANLKTLQTCEFIFHAFGAKSLKYCSSVNEIVDVTKQCKDDPILVYDNNETIKQDMKTLKAENTGGTRTRSQSRASTKQNSDIKLSKSTSKKKNIGFINWEWVVQCVISGYIWDPEYI from the coding sequence ATGGGGAAAGACAGTATTAGTTTAGTTGGATTGGATATTGAGGATTCGACAGTTCATAATCAAACCCCAAGGAAATTATCAAACCAGTCGCAAAATGACATGAATAGTAGTTTGATATTTGGGAATGAGATCACTTCTAAAGGTAGTCAAACACAAAATGTTGACGTAGAGGAAAAACCATTTAGTTTAGATAACgaatcaaatgataatacAACCCATAAACGCACATTGGTGAAAGATGCACCAACTCAGAATGATATTACATTTGAACTATTACAAAATCCGAACGATACGCCGTTTCTTTCCAAACTAAAAGATCCTTTTGACGACAcatataatgaatcattacAGAAATTAAGTATCGAGACCCcattgaataaaaaaattagttCTCAATTGGATGATACCGTTCCATTACAAAGTAAACCGACACGTAAATACAATTTTGAGACTCTACGTAATGAAGCTGATAATTCGTGTTTAGAATATGAAACGCAAGGAAATGAGACGATATTCGGTAACCGAATATCTAACGACGCTGATACCCAAAtagtaaataatttatcctACGACACTTTGAGATTCGCAGCTAATTCaaatagatttattaaatcgAATGAATTTATGTTTAATGAAGGAACACAAGTGGATTCGTATAAACATAagtattatattgaaaacgATACGCAAATAATTGATCCTAAAACGAATGATACACAAGTAATAGTTCCTCCTCAAAATGATTGCAATATAGGAACAACCAAAGTAgacgaaaatgaagataatcTTACTTCTTCTAGTCCTCAAAATGCAATACAAATACCCAGTACATTTGAAAAGCCGTTTGTTTCTCGACCACAAGTAATAAATActcaagaagaagagccCGATAGCACACCTAGCAATACTAAAGTTGATCTTTCAACCAGACCTGTATACTCCAGTAGTCAAAGACttggagaagaagaagaggaggaGGAAGTAAGgactgatgatgaaaaggATAACGATAGGCTGAACCAACAAGGACTATATTATGAGGATAGCTTATTGGCACATCACCTTAGGCAGAAGAGAAGGCTATCTAACCCTGAAAGTAACAGCATTCGTAGAAAAGCGATAAAAGCTTCACCGAATAATGATAGCTATGAGAATATGGATAAGCAAATCCCACTTAATAATATGTCTAAAACTCCGTTATCACTTAAAAACAAGCATCATCATCAGATAGCTGTCTCGCCTagtgaaattgatgaatcgTCCCCAGGTATCAAGAGAACAGATATTTTGGGATTtccaaataaatcatcCCCTCAGACTTATAATGATGCCTCTAATACTAATAACAATggaatcaataaaataaaaccTCAATCAAACCTACCATCTTCACCTACAAAGGAGCGAGCAAGAATAGAAATGGAAATGAAACTTCCCAGACTACAAAGTACTGAATTGAAGGATACAATCGCagtaaatgaaataaattcaGAAGATAACAGTTCTGAGTTAGAAGATATCGACTTAGTGCATTTCAATGATACAGATTCAATACCTACTACTACAAGAAAGAGCCGATCCATTTCAGTTGATACATCGTCACAATCTCAAGATGAATTACAACCTAACCAGGATTCAAGCCAGATGTCTGCCATGGATGTGAGGATGAATGATTTACACGGAGAGCGAAGAAAAATAGATAAGGTGCTATTTGAAGAAGCCCTGAATGTTCTAACCCAGACTGATATTCATTACATGGAGAGCGTTTGGGTTTCATTCAAGTTCAATATGTATACAGGTAAAGCAACCAAAGTAGGTCATGATAATCTGATAGTTGAATTCGAAGAGGGGAGCTATTCTATTAAGAATTCAGATTTATATTTGCTTGATATCAGAATTGGCGATAAGCTTAGAACAAGATCATcgaaatataaatttgtGGTTACTGGATTAGCTTACAACAAGAATGGGGATAACATTAAATGTATTCGAGGATATAATGTAGTTTCTTTGCGAAGAATATCTAAAGGTAAAGGAAAGAAATTCGAAGAACTAGAAGCAAGCCTATCCGAATGTTATATGGAACTTTCAGACTGGATTCAACATCAACAAATGTTTCAGTTTTTGTTCGATGGCcaagatttattaaagcAAGATGGAGGAAACATTTTTTTGAATAGTCTTAGTCTCGATATACATAGAACACCATCAAGAAACACCCGATATTCAAATACACCCGACGTTATGGAATatgatttgaaatataGAAATGGACCATTGAGCAGTCCATcaaaaaagaatgaatcGAGGATAATAAATGGCGGTACTTTAACGAAATTAGGCTCTAGCGGTCTATTTTCAGGAATGTTATTTTGTCTTACATTCGGAAAGAGCATCGACGGGGATAAAAAggaaaaaatcaaaacggcaattgaaaataacgGGGGTTCACTACTTGATGAAGGACTCCACGATATTTTAAAGTATTCCAGATCTCAGGATGGGTCATTGGAATTAGAATCCCCTGTATTATCAGAATTTTCTTTTGGGGCAGTCATTTCAAATAGCTTTTGTCGTAGTGCAAAGTATTTACAAGCGCTTGCTTTAGGGTGGCCAATTTTATCCgactattatatatttgattgcCTTAAAGACAATAAAAAGTTAACCCACTGGCCAGTATATTTATTACCAGCGGGCCAATCACAATATTTGGGAAGCGTTAAGAGCttagaaattttcaaattcagaCAGAACTATGAAACCAACAAGGAATTATcttatcaattgaagaacaatAATCATTTATTACAAGATGTCTTTATTGTCATAATAAATAACAAAGCAAATCTTAAGACATTACAAACTTGCGAGTTTATCTTTCATGCATTTGGAGCGAAGTCTTTGAAATACTGCTCGTCCGTCAATGAAATAGTCGATGTCACCAAACAATGTAAGGATGACCCAATATTAGTATATGATAACAACGAGACAATAAAACAAGATATGAAAACATTAAAAGCTGAAAATACAGGTGGAACTCGTACGAGATCTCAATCAAGGGCTAGCACTAAGCAAAACTCTGATATTAAATTGCTGAAATCAACTTCtaaaaaaaagaatattggTTTTATTAATTGGGAATGGGTAGTTCAATGTGTTATAAGCGGATATATTTGGGACCCggaatatatataa